A stretch of Plasmodium chabaudi chabaudi strain AS genome assembly, chromosome: 14 DNA encodes these proteins:
- a CDS encoding 60S ribosomal protein L24, putative produces MASIKTTVKTEACSFSEYRIYPGRGQKYIAKDGKVYFYLSSKFASLALQKKKAAKLRWTQTWRRNNKKTKVEATQRRRYKKTIKVQKAVCGLSVEDIRNRKAYVQSIEAKNKARFGGKEKEDKKKGKEDKKKNIAPAQQKKDFTKGNKILNLAKSKMHKMMKK; encoded by the exons ATGGCATCAATCAAAACAACTGTCAAAACAGAAGCCTGCTCCTTCAGCGAATACAGGATATATCCTGGTAGAggacaaaaatatattgccAAGGATGGTAAAGtatatttctatttatCTTCAAAATTTGCTTCACTTGCCTTACAAAAGAAGAAGGCTGCTAAGTTGAGATGGACACAg ACTTGGAGaagaaataacaaaaaaacaaaagtcGAAGCCACACAAAGAAGGCGATATAAGAAAACCATCAAGGTACAAAAGGCTGTTTGTGGTTTAAGTGTTGAAGATATAAGAAACAGGAAAGCCTACGTGCAAAGTATTGAAGCTAAA AATAAAGCTCGTTTTGGAGGAAAAGAAAaggaagataaaaaaaaaggtaaagaggacaaaaaaaaaaatatagcacCAGctcaacaaaaaaaagactTTACTAAgggtaataaaatattaaatttagcCAAAAGCAAAATGCataaaatgatgaaaaaataa
- a CDS encoding protein phosphatase PPM6, putative, giving the protein MGNCMAFINYSKLKKKKNTFTNLDLYLEDVHDSDSSDQYKKKIRKNRINNSNGITTSNDTTNSNDQKCSHITKGNISHSYENSENETYIQDNNSEDIVKEKGTKDNNNTENDQNIQSYKSINPQPHSDSISCNCEKNDNDQCDCELNKSNQLCDKSGTSTSIATIISPNIPKKKPKQNVLNIKYSNMALSDIRDTDIVVTFLFSLFLYFNANNIVDMLDRNKRERYSLKNPLNINHDVIKFPTFPKEIIDNFLKNDFTLLKKYIKNKCNKLKKKYKTNLENVNNEKEEKTGKKNFKYELKIKKEKCSFAKIVESIDRNESTFRDITEILYDENMPDIKITFVVMGAYSFYQKNMKPFQDKNTFFYKSPSYSCDAEISVACKKGRKLDCPNQDDFTIIQTNEWILIMVFDGHGPSGHDISNFSHVVLPLIFSYNIERIFENPVRTMKTIFYMINCYLVNYSYCINNNINPININFIDYNLSGTTCTIILYNFLTKKIYSAHTGDSRAVMGKYDAKTNTYKSYNITEDHKPSLKLEKDRIQAFGGEVKKLQGDVSYRVFVKNEMYPGLAMSRAIGDITSSFIGVTCEPTIKIFDKTDEDKFIIVATDGIWEFISSEECVQMVSRKRKKKVHVAMEEIIKESWRRWERIDTVDDMTLAILYF; this is encoded by the exons atGGGTAATTGTATggcatttataaattattcaaaattaaaaaaaaagaaaaatacatttacaAATTTGGATTTATATCTTGAAGATGTGCACGATTCAGATAGTAGTGatcaatataaaaaaaaaattcgaaaaaacagaataaataatagtaacGGAATAACAACTAGTAATGATACAACCAATTCAAACGATCAAAAATGTAGTCATATTACAAAAGGAAATATTTCTCATAGTTATGAAAATAGTGAAAATGAAACTTACATTcaagataataatagtgaAGACATAGTTAAAGAAAAAGGCACAAAAGATAACAACAATACTGAAAATGATCAAAATATCCAATCATATAAATCTATAAATCCACAACCCCACAGTGATTCCATATCTTGtaattgtgaaaaaaatgataatgatCAATGTGATTGTGAATTGAATAAATCAAATCAATTATGTGATAAAAGTGGAACATCCACAAGTATAGCAACTATCATTAGTCCAAAtattccaaaaaaaaaaccaaaacaaaatgttttgaatataaaatatagtaaTATGGCATTAAGTGATATACGAGACACTGATATTGTagttacatttttatttagtctcttcctttattttaatGCTAATAATATTGTAGATATGTTAgatagaaataaaagagaaagatattcattaaaaaatccattaaatattaatcatgatgttataaaatttcCAACTTTTCCAAAAGAAATCAtcgataattttttaaaaaatgatttcacattattaaaaaagtatataaaaaataaatgtaataaattaaaaaaaaaatataaaacaaatttagaaaatgtaaataatgaaaaagaagaaaaaactggaaaaaaaaattttaaatatgaattaaaaataaaaaaagaaaaatgctCATTTGCAAAAATTGTAGAATCAATTGATAGAAATGAATCAACATTTAGAGATATCAcagaaatattatatgatgaaaatatgcCAGATATCAAAATTACATTTGTTGTTATGGGAgcatattctttttatcaaaaaaatatgaaaccATTTcaagataaaaatacattcttttataaatcaCCATCATATTCATGTGATGCAGAAATATCAGTAGCATgtaaaaaaggaagaaaATTAGATTGCCCCAATCAAGATGATTTTACAATAATTCAAACAAACGAATGGATCTTAATTATGGTATTTGATGGACATGGTCCATCAGGGCATGATATAAGTAATTTTTCTCATGTGGTTCTtccattaatattttcatataatatcgaacgaatatttgaaaatccAGTGCGCACAAtgaaaacaatattttatatgattaatTGTTATTTAGTTAATTATTCttattgtataaataataatataaatcctattaatattaattttattgattataatttaagtGGAACAACCTgcactattattttatataattttttaacaaaaaaaatatactctGCTCATACGGGTGATAGTAGAGCAGTTATGGGCAAATATGATGCAAAGACTAACACatataaatcatataatataacagAAGATCATAAACCTTCtttaaaattagaaaaagatAGAATTCAAGCATTTGGTGGTgaagttaaaaaattacaagGAGATGTATCATATAGagtttttgtaaaaaatgaaatgtaTCCTGGCTTAGCTATGAGTAGAGCTATAGGGGATATTACCTCTTCATTTATTGGTGTCACTTGTGAACCtactattaaaattttcgaTAAAACAGATGaagataaatttattattgttgcTACTGATGGCATATGGGAATTTATAAGTAGTGAAGAATGTGTCCAAATGGTCTCGAGAAAGCGAAAGAAAAAAGTCCATGTTGCCATGG aagaaataattaaagAGTCATGGAGAAGATGGGAACGAATTGATACCGTCGACGAT ATGACCCTTGCCATTCTATATTTCTAa